CTGGTGTAAGGAATCAACGGGCAGAGCTTCGTGCTCATAAGTGGCTTTACTGGAAAAAACTACTGCTCACACTCCACACTCATCTTGCAATTGGTAATGCAGGCGGAACGACCCTTGAGAAGCACTAAAAAGCCAGTCACATTCCTCCCCACACAGAACAGCAGTTGACAGCAGTATCCCCATTTCCGTTTATTGCTTCGTTCAAGCCAGGCAGAACTTCAATCATGCTGGGTTTCAATCAGTATGAGAAGCAATTTAGAGAAGTCATGAAATAATTCAGCTCCCCCGGAATAAGTCTCATCCAAGTGAAACACTTTTTCGCTGTACTCTCTGCATACCAAGTAAAAAATTTGAGAGGTTTAGCCTCTGCGGTTTTGAAACATTCACCTGATCTACTTCTATTCCTTATGAAACAAGGACCCACGATACAGCCAAGAGTTCAATACCCACTTTCACAAAACTGACAGAGGGGCAGATGAGAGCTCGCAGGTGGCTTCAAGCACATCAGCTTTGTGCTCACTGCTTACCGGTGCACAAGAGGACTTTCCCCCGGGTGAGGAATTTGACGGTGAGGGCCACCTTGCTGAGGCACTCCTCAGACAGGTAAGGAGGGTCGGCTATCACAATGTCAAAGCTCTGCGCCCCCATGTCCTCAGGCAGGTCCAGGGGGTTGCTGTAATCATAGAACACAAAGTCCTGCCCGTAGACGGAGAAGCGCCTGTCGAACTCCAGCAGGACCACAGACACCTCCTCACCTCTCTGCTGCTTCAGCTTCTGGTACACACTGGGCGCGCTGACACAGGCAATTCTGCAGAAAGGGGAACACGTGGGTTAAAGGCAGATGACTTTATTCCTGTCGGCCTACGTAGTCATATCATACACCAAACTTAAGAGGACTGAGCGTGGATGTCACAGGGCCATAAAAACATCTTCAAGTCTTAAAAGACCTTCTGGCGAGACTGCGGGCGTCCACTCAGAaatgcacagaggagagaaacAGCAGGAGGCtcacctgcccctgccccccacAGCAGACAGCAGCTCCTCGGCCAGCCGCGCGGCCGTCTCCTCGCTGTACCAGAACTGGCTCATGCGCTGCGGACGAGGTACAAGAGAGCCGGTCAAATTAATCACAGCACACGAAACCCTGGGCGTAGTGCACTCAGGAAACTTAACAGGGGGAACAGGCATCTGCGATTGACGGATAGCTGTTCAATCACTAAtcacgtttttttttcagcccaaaaatCACACTTTTATATGAGAATATGTGCAATGTTGGACAGCCACACTGTGTattaatatatgaatatattcCCGCACTGTGCAGTTCATATAAATACACGGTACTGTAGTACAGCGCGCTCTTGCTTTGCCGGACTAacaggggtaaaggggtgtccAGTACCGTACTGCCAGCTGTCCATTACATTACCAATGAGATATGTCAAGCTCAAAAACACGCTCATCCTCGAGGACGAGGACCCCCGGTGCAGCTGAATTAGCAGTCAGCCTGTGCTGCTCCCCGTCCCGCTGAGCCCCTCTCCCTGCTGAGCTACGCCCTGGCCTGGATGTCTAGCACTTGTACACGTGGGTAATTTCCAGCTACAAATGGCGGAAGAGACCAGTCTCATCCGCGTCGTACAGTTGGGAGTCCATGTCTTCCCCTGGAGTCATGTATTGCGTCTCTTCAGTGGGGGCGCTCAGAGCCTCACCACACTACAGCGGGGCGCCCGCGAGCTCGCCCAAGCCAGCCGACACCGCACCCCAAGCTCAGCTCCAGGCCTTCGGCCAGTGTGCTGGCTGCAGCAATTCAGCACCAAGGACGAACCCCCCCTTCAGAAGAGTCTGTCCAGTAAACCTGCAGTCACAATGCAAGGGTTTACTGTACTGAACTGGTATACAAGAATGCAATAATAGGCTTCAGGAAACACTGACCACGTCTTTGGCCTAATGGTCACTATCTAGGCATCCTCAGAGCCTCACCAACCAACTACTCTACCGGACTTCTGAAGTATCCAAGGAGCAATCggagttatttttttctaaatataaaaccggtcatggcctcctaataatccccatctctgaactggccacatcactctgctctcctccccactgagagctgatgtggggggtggactggagcatcatccaggtggggctgcacactggtgggggtggaagggatccccagtacctgtaaagccctttgagtggggtgCCCAGaagcgctatatacagtaggtgtaaggaattattattattattattaactcttGTCATGCCAAAGTCCTGCAGTGGGCTGGAAAGGCCACAAGGGGAGTAGAGCCCCGGTCTGGCACAGTGCAATTGCCCAGAGAGGGCCGAGCCAACGGGCAGGGCAGTCCGTTGCAGGCTCCTACCCAGTCCTCCTGCACAGCCCCCACGGAGAGGCCGCCGGCGGGCGCGCTGGCCAGTCTCTGCTCCTCCTGGTAGAACTCCTGCAGCGCCGCCAGGGCCTGGCTGGACAGCCGCGGCGGGTCGTCGTCGCTGTCGCTCATGGCGGCGGCTGGCGGGACAGCGGAAACACGGTCTCGGCCCCCCGGACTGGGCGTTTCAGCTTTCACCTCGGTGCCCTGCGCTCTCACACAGCTCCAGGCGGGGTCCTGACTCGTCAGGCCGGGGGGAAAAGCGGCGTTAGATCAGAGCAGCGCAGCGGGGTACACACCGCACTCACTGCCCTCCTTCTGACATTCACAGGTCCACTTACGTGTCTGATCAATCCTCACGCGTTGCTGGTCACATTCAATGGAAACAGCAGCCCTAAGGTGCTGCGCGTCTTCTGCTGTTATTGCCCCTGTAGTGCATTTGCTTTTGGGCTCCAGagtgtagtactgtatgtaccgaCATATACGACCCGTCCCGTCTCACTGATCTGATGCTCAGCAGAGAGCCGTATAACATACAAAACAAACTCAAGTTACACTGGCAAGGTACACCGTGCACACGCGTGAAATCCCGAGCACATTTCACTCGCCAGCATGCACCTGTTTCAAGATCGAAATGACTGACATCCTCATCAAACATAAGTAAATATCAAACATAATCCCTCCTCGAGTGACTTGTAAGAAGAGACCTTAAGCGCACCGGCCGCTCCTCACTCACCGCTCTGCAGCAACGAGAAGCTCAATCGACAACGACACCACTCGCGGCGCGGACGCGCTCCACGTGGGCCGCGCGCAGCACGGGCCACGGCAGCCGAGGAAGGACAGAAAGGTGACGGAAGGCGAACGAGAAAAGCGACGCCGAGTTACATCGGAATTCACGGGACACCAACAAAATCAGCAGGGGTTTGCTTAGAGCAGCATCACCtctgatagtttttttttttaaatctaaggtTTATGTAATGCATGTGAAATGAATCGCGGTTTTAGACTCCATCGCTGATTGCACCTCCAAATGTCTGTAACGTATTTGAAGTAAAATACCGTGCACCTTGACACTTATTTTTAGCGTTTTTTTCAGTTGACGGCTTCACCTCAGGTAACAGTAGTTTATGCTTACAGTAAGGTTGCCAAGCATAAGCTTCTGccgtttaaaattaataacccATCTAACTTCTAGTAGGATGTTTTTAGAGTTTCATGTACTGGCTGTAGATCGAGCAGATAATCACTTGAGCCTGTAGGCAGCGGCCCTCAGGTTTACGGGTCTGCCGAACACATGACCTGGGTGACAGTACCCGTCTCATCTCTCCCGGAACTAGAAAAGATTTCCAGCCACAACTCGGGGTGCCGAATAGATTCATTACggggtacagtatgtaagagcATTTCACAACCAAACCCGACACAACGCATGACAGAGACACATCACTGACCGGCTTCTAATTTCCTTATTGGACTTTCCTTTGAAAATGCTGCTAGAAATAAAGCATTTATAATCAAAACCCCACAGCTGATCAGCTCCAGGAAACATTCGTCATACACATACACAAATCCATGTACAGGATATAGCCCGTCTTAAATTCACATTCTGTCCTGCAGTGGTATTTTCAGCCTTGAGGAAAATACACTTCCCATGTAGGGGAATCAGTGTTGCATCACCCAGACTGGTGACTGCCCTTCCAAACCGGACAGCAGGGCAAGCAGGGAGCTGGCCGAGATGCCACAGTGAAGTCAGAGCTCTGCGTCCGAGATGGGAGCCAGCGCTCGTACGTGGACAAGGTCCAGGCCCGCAAGGGCAGACCTTTACTGAGAAAGGCTCATCCTACATCTAGAAAATCTGCTCAGAGACATACCGCAGACATGGCAAGCTTTCTGGTCATGCGAGAGTTTTTGGTCTCTGTTCTGAACCTTTTCGGTGTCAATGCAAAGCTTTATTGTCTAGCGCAAGTCCAGCTCACAACCCAGTCAGCATCGTGGCTTGGCGAAGCTCATCATCAGCAGGGACCGAGTGATGAGAGAGCAAAGCACAGCTGAATTCTAGTGGGAAAACATGGCTGAAACACCCAGGGATCTATAACTGGGGGGGAAACGCATGTTTTCGCAGGACCAAGATCTGAAGCACAGGCCCAAAGCCACGCCAGTGTGATTAGACGTGAGGAGAGTGAAATTCCCGACTTGAATCCAACAGAGAATTCAGGGAAAACGTGAAAATTACAGTCCATTCCAATGATCCACTAAAGCTAGTCAGAACTGGAGAAATTCTGCCATGTATAATGAGTAAAAAGGACATCATACCACTGTGCAAAACTGGTAGAGAGAAAATACAGCTATCCAAAATCACAAGAGCAGTAATCAGTGACAAAGGTGCAGGATCCAGGTACCAATGTAGGGAGCTGAATCCTGATGAATTTAGTAAACTACAATTTTTAGTTCTTTCCAGGTTTCTCTGGAATCTGACTTGCATCAATTAGAAGTGCTCAACCTGATTTCTGCAGTACTGAAAAAataactgtttaaaaaatatacctTATAATACAATGTTATTACTTGGAAGTGGATGCTTCTGCAAAGCATCCGGTATTGAATGAAAcaacaaaatgatttaaaaaatggtagAATTCATGAAGAGTTGAGACGAGCATTTCAGGATTGATGAAGCACAAGTAATCTGTACTGCAGCAGCTAAAACCTCAAGAAATCTCCACCGCAGGAACACGAAGACTTACAGCCAGATGACAAAACCTTCTGCACAAGGGAAGGCTGACAATACAGGTGGAAAATTGGGTGAAATGAGAAGCATCAATGTAGCATTTAGTTTCTACTTATAAAATCACTTAGAAGTCACACAAATATTAATTACAAATTAATATTGAGTACATGCCAATTAAttccatttaaaacaataactTGTTGGCCAATGGCTAAAATGTATTGAGCACTTAATCACGATGACCACATTTACGGATGAGGTTGAAAGGCTGGCTTGAGTATACAAATGTTTAATGTATCAGACACCAACTCTACCCCCTTTAATTTATAAATGCATCGTATATTTGAGAATCTACCAGCATGACCTCCAAGATGTTCTGAACTTATGGAGCCATGGCCACTGTTTATTCTCACTGATCCTATTTGCACTCTGGCATCAAAAGATTGTGAACAGGTGAGAGGTGTAAGGACTGGATGGGAGGATTGTGAGCTGATGAAACCCATCTTTTCTCTCGCTGTGGGTGTTgcttactcacagtccagaactggGAGAGGTTAGTCTCTACTTTTCAACATATCTTTCAGGTCTGTCGCACAGAGTGCATCTGCAGAGGGCTGAAATGTGATACAATCCAGAATATCATGGGGTGATTAGGCATGAATAGGAGTAATGCTTTAGATCTCATCTCATTTCATAAGTGAGAGATATAAAGAGAACGGTTACTAGGACTATAGAGTTTATTCATTTACGACTCTACATTCAAACCTTTTGACCTGTTCAATACCTAACATCTCAACGACTAAATCCATAGAATGGTAAGCCTACATCTTCTCCATAGGTGACCCCATTCAGACAAACGTGGCTCCCCGACCCTGTTGCAGTATGCATTTGTTTAAAGTATAGATTGCGCTCAACAGAGAAATAAATTCAATTTCTAAATAAGCCCATGTACATTTTATTCGATGTTATGTTTTGAactcaaaatcagaaaaaaacccGGCCGTGGAGCGCAGAACGAATCTTCATCTACGGATTTAAAGCACTCTCTTGAAGTGCAAGGGAACTTTCCACTCCtttgtttgaaataataaaGATGATTCCAAATATGGTTACGTTAATCCTGTCCAGGGAAATTACGGTTCCTATAATGATGCTCTCTATTACAATATTGAACGCCACCACCTTCCTCAACGGCCgagaagaaaacagaagaagTCTGTGCAAGTCCTGTATCCCACTGTCCCTGTCCGAGACGTATATACAACTGAAAACACAAAGGCAGACCTAACAGAAAAACCACACTCAGAAAATTTATATAATAAGTTTATAtacacttttacattttttaagcatTCCGAAATTAACACAAGTTCTCTAAAAATTAATCGGGTATTTTAAAAACAGGGAAATCTCTAATGCCCTAATTAAAACGGACGCAGGCTCTGAAGCAGCTGACCCCTTTGGTTTGTTATTGCTAAAGCAATGTGGACTTCAGTTCTGCTCGGacttggggggtgggggtggggggggctgATAGAAAAATAAACTAGAGTATATGCTTCAGTGGCCCCTGTATGGCTTCAATCCCAGCAGTAAAGGGGTTTTCCGTTTGCATCTTGTGTCCTTGAACTGCAGAGCAACGTCAGTGTCCATTTCCCACGAAGCCTCTTCCGCTGCAGAGGAGCGTCCTGGtggaagcagcagcaggagcaggcaAGGCCTCAGCCGCTGCGCTTCCTGGGTTTTGTGGGAAGGCTGAACATAAAAACCACACCTCTTCCGCCAGGCAGAacgacagtaaaaaaaaaagttgttgatTATCTTAtagattttttatctttttacacTTCTTCttcctgaaaatatttttacaaccttagtgaagaacaacaacaacaacaccaacaacaacaacaaaaaaaagaaagtgattTGGTTTCTTGTCCGCCAGCTTCACGGGTTCGAAGGCTCTCTGTGACCGGAAGGAGGAAGGAGACTTGAGGGGGCTGATGCCGGCACGCCGCTCTGCCCGCCTGACACGCCTCGGCGCCGGCCCGAACGCGCAGGGTTCACCGCCTTAAGACAATCTTCACCCGGGCCATCAAGATGGCTGGTTccgaaaaaaataaataaaaaaataaaggcacTCTACGGGGAATCCTCGCCTGTCCTGTCCCACGTCGCAACCATTACAACCGTTCACCGGCAAAGCAAACAGGTGACtggattttgaaaagaaaagttgAATGCTTGTTCACCCTATTTTTCGACCACGCTGCACGGTACACTGCTTCAGACGGGGCCGCGGACGCACACCGCCTGCAGCCGACGGAATTCAGCGAGCGCCAACAGTCTCTTGCCCAACAGTGCAAATTTCACTGAGGTTTGGCGAGGTGAAgctccggggggggggggcttgggGGGAGGGCAGCGGCTATTTGACGCACAGCAGCCCCCCGACGTTGGCCACGAACTCCTCCAGGCTCTTGAGGAAGGCCACCTTTTGCTTGCGGTCCATAGTGGGGGGTGTGCTGCTGGCCGTGAGCTTGTTGAAGGCGTCCGCAAGCCTCTGGTATATGACGGCATCCTGCTGGCTGGAAAGCAGTGACTCCACCAGCTCTGAGTACTCCGccttgagagagagacagagagacagagagacagagagacagagagacagagagacagagagacagagagacagagagacagagagacagagagacagagagacagagagacagagagacagagagacagagagacagagagacagagagacagagagagaaggaagAAGGAATCAAAGGATGTTCCATTTGCAATGTTTCTGCGGTGACACTGATGTACTATAAGGGATCAAAGAGTTTATAACTCCTCACACTtctacagcacttttctggacactccactcaaagcgctctgcaggtcatggggatcccctccaccaccaccagtgtgcagccccacctggatgatgcaccagtacgctccccacacaccagctctcagtggggaggagagcagagtgatgaagccagttcagagagggggattattagcaggccatgattggtaaaggccgggggaaatttggcctggacaccggggagacatccctactcttttcaagaaatgccctgggatttttaccttggttttacatttcatccacAGCTCCTTCTCACAGCACACTGtcctcatcactatactggggcattatgacCCACAGACTGCATGGTGAGcatcccctactggccccactaacacctcttccagcagtagccttcattttcccaggaggtctcccacccaggtactgaccaggctcacacctgctgagctccagtgggctgccagctgggagctgcagggcgatACCGCAGTTGGCAATATCTGATGGGATGATACAGCTGCTGGTTTGGCTTTAACCACAAGGCGCATGAATAAAATCTGcagaaatctgtttttctccttgCAAAGGCTACTTACCTGATGCAAACATACTAGCGTATACAGAGCTTCTCCTGCTGCTACAGTCATTTCAGTGTTGTGTTTCTGCAGCACTAACATGTCAAAGACGAGCTGCAAgttgaaagagaaaaaatattttcatgaaacTGAGACAACAACCACATGCATCGCTATTTCACATAAAATATTATACAGTGACAACAAAGGCACGTCTTTTTACATACTACATTCCTGCCTTATCCTGCACAAGAGcgtatttttatttgtaatcaCAGCTTCTAATAAATGAATTCCCCAACTCCATAGcacttaagtgttttttttttaaaaaagctctaaATGCTATACATTAGTAAAGTCAATTCTACACCTCTCAGGACCAGAATGTCTTTCATTCGCACTACAGACAGAACGCTAAGCACTCAGGTCCTTCGATCCAGCTGCTACCTTTAGGAAGTGCCGGGTGGCGATGAACAGGGGCGCGTCAGTCTCCTGTGATTTGGCACACTGCTCTGCCAGAGGAGTCAAAGCCTCTAGACACAGCTGGCTGACCTCAGAGCTCATCCTGAAAAATCCTAGTT
This portion of the Lepisosteus oculatus isolate fLepOcu1 chromosome 15, fLepOcu1.hap2, whole genome shotgun sequence genome encodes:
- the eef1akmt1 gene encoding EEF1A lysine methyltransferase 1, with protein sequence MSDSDDDPPRLSSQALAALQEFYQEEQRLASAPAGGLSVGAVQEDWRMSQFWYSEETAARLAEELLSAVGGRGRIACVSAPSVYQKLKQQRGEEVSVVLLEFDRRFSVYGQDFVFYDYSNPLDLPEDMGAQSFDIVIADPPYLSEECLSKVALTVKFLTRGKVLLCTGAIMEEQAEKLLGVKMCKFLPKHNRSLANEFRCYVNYDSGLDL